In the Arthrobacter sp. 31Y genome, one interval contains:
- a CDS encoding DMT family transporter, which yields MVWLAVFLAVLGAFFLAIGAQRQGSAVKADTGGLALSSNGFLRLLRNPRWMLGLLFLALGMVMNAIALVSAPLTVVQPIGAIALVITTVVNAKDQGLSINRATVVAISACVTGSALFVLLAVNVTQENHHVNSDDELTIVLLLALAVGIFGTLAVMFKHRMSAFIYILGAGVLFGFVAVLTRIIGKHLLDPNGLFLLNVQWYTLVAIVAAGGLGSWFVQSAYSGGPPDLVIAGLTVIDPMVGIAIGIVILGELRPDVHAVMAIAMAAAATLAIVGVIALSRHHPEVTKRKKDAKAAASRKAQGKA from the coding sequence ATGGTCTGGCTGGCGGTTTTTCTCGCGGTACTTGGTGCCTTCTTCCTTGCCATCGGCGCGCAGCGGCAGGGCAGTGCCGTGAAAGCCGATACGGGTGGCTTGGCGTTGAGCTCCAACGGGTTCCTGCGGCTGCTGCGTAATCCCCGCTGGATGCTCGGACTGTTGTTCCTTGCACTCGGAATGGTGATGAACGCGATCGCCCTGGTGTCCGCGCCCCTCACTGTGGTGCAGCCGATTGGCGCCATCGCGTTGGTCATCACCACGGTGGTCAACGCCAAGGACCAGGGCCTGAGCATCAACCGTGCAACCGTGGTGGCCATCAGCGCCTGTGTAACGGGATCGGCGCTGTTCGTGCTCCTTGCCGTCAATGTCACGCAGGAGAACCACCACGTCAATAGCGACGACGAACTGACGATCGTTCTCCTCCTGGCGCTTGCCGTGGGCATTTTTGGAACACTGGCCGTCATGTTCAAACACCGGATGAGCGCCTTCATTTACATTCTGGGGGCAGGAGTCCTGTTCGGCTTTGTCGCTGTCCTGACCCGCATCATCGGCAAGCACTTGCTCGATCCCAATGGCCTGTTCCTGCTCAACGTCCAGTGGTACACGCTCGTGGCAATTGTGGCCGCCGGGGGACTGGGTTCTTGGTTTGTCCAGAGCGCCTATTCCGGTGGTCCGCCGGACCTGGTCATCGCCGGACTTACCGTGATCGACCCCATGGTGGGCATCGCAATCGGCATTGTGATCCTTGGTGAGCTTCGTCCCGATGTCCACGCCGTGATGGCCATCGCCATGGCGGCGGCCGCTACGCTTGCTATCGTGGGGGTTATTGCCCTGAGCCGGCACCATCCGGAAGTCACCAAACGCAAGAAGGACGCGAAGGCGGCTGCCAGCCGGAAGGCCCAAGGCAAAGCTTGA
- a CDS encoding glycine zipper domain-containing protein, with the protein MTNKPHRNGRGLFLGALLGAVAGALLGRAAGSALFGAILGAVIGAAILYRVNPGPWKRD; encoded by the coding sequence ATGACTAACAAACCGCACCGCAACGGCAGAGGCCTCTTCCTAGGTGCCTTGCTCGGCGCCGTCGCCGGTGCCCTTCTAGGTCGCGCCGCTGGCAGCGCGCTGTTTGGTGCCATTCTGGGCGCCGTGATTGGTGCTGCTATCCTCTACCGCGTGAATCCTGGCCCTTGGAAGCGGGACTAG
- a CDS encoding deoxyguanosinetriphosphate triphosphohydrolase, with amino-acid sequence MGTEAILGHDGTAHDFVLAIPGYAEADSARWVEEPRKSNYRSDFERDRARVLHSSALRRLGAKTQVVAPDTDDFVRTRLTHSLEVAQVGRELGRSLGCDPDVVDTACLSHDLGHPPFGHNGESALNEVAHTIGGFEGNAQTLRLLTRLEPKVLAEDGRPAGLNLTRASLDAASKYPWSAVDAPVIHGHRTSKFGAYEDDLPVFEWLREGAPGNRSCIEAQVMDLADDISYSVHDVEDAIVAGHFQLKWMENPDHRARVVGYTKQWYLPHNDPADIDAALARLEATKVWVREADGSRKSMAALKDMTSQLIGRFCQSAMETTRAHFGPANLTRYDAELMVPEDTVTEIAVLKGLATTFVISTDHRQPVYERQREVLHALVGVLNATGDRHLEPMFAADWRDAVDDGARLRVVIDQVASLTDVSALAMYERLVGSLPSLW; translated from the coding sequence ATGGGAACCGAAGCGATACTTGGCCACGACGGGACGGCCCACGATTTTGTGCTGGCCATCCCCGGTTACGCCGAGGCAGATTCCGCGCGGTGGGTTGAAGAGCCGCGCAAGAGCAACTATCGCTCCGATTTTGAACGGGACCGTGCCAGGGTCCTGCACTCTTCGGCACTGCGCAGGCTCGGTGCGAAGACGCAGGTAGTAGCCCCGGACACGGATGACTTTGTCCGAACCAGGCTGACCCACAGCCTGGAAGTGGCACAAGTTGGCCGCGAACTGGGCCGCTCCCTCGGCTGTGATCCTGACGTGGTGGACACTGCGTGCCTGAGCCACGATCTCGGTCATCCGCCTTTCGGCCACAACGGTGAGTCCGCGCTGAACGAAGTAGCGCACACCATTGGCGGCTTCGAAGGCAACGCCCAGACCCTGCGCCTGCTGACCAGGCTCGAACCCAAAGTGCTCGCCGAGGACGGCAGGCCTGCAGGACTCAACCTGACCCGCGCCAGCCTGGACGCCGCGTCCAAGTACCCGTGGTCCGCCGTCGATGCGCCTGTCATCCACGGCCACCGCACCAGCAAATTCGGTGCCTACGAGGATGATCTTCCCGTGTTCGAGTGGCTGCGTGAGGGCGCCCCCGGCAACCGCTCCTGCATCGAAGCGCAGGTCATGGACCTGGCGGATGACATTTCGTATTCGGTCCACGACGTGGAGGACGCGATCGTCGCTGGCCATTTCCAGTTGAAGTGGATGGAGAACCCGGATCACCGCGCCCGTGTTGTGGGCTACACCAAGCAGTGGTACCTGCCGCACAACGATCCCGCTGACATTGATGCCGCTCTTGCCAGGCTTGAGGCCACCAAGGTGTGGGTCCGCGAAGCAGATGGCAGCCGGAAATCCATGGCTGCCCTGAAGGACATGACCAGCCAACTGATCGGCCGGTTCTGCCAGAGTGCCATGGAAACAACCCGTGCTCATTTCGGCCCGGCCAACCTCACCCGATACGACGCCGAGCTCATGGTTCCCGAGGACACCGTCACCGAGATTGCGGTCCTCAAGGGCCTGGCCACCACGTTTGTGATCTCCACAGACCACCGCCAGCCGGTGTACGAGCGTCAACGCGAAGTGCTGCATGCGCTGGTTGGTGTTTTGAACGCCACCGGCGACCGTCACTTGGAGCCGATGTTCGCCGCGGACTGGCGCGACGCCGTCGACGACGGTGCGCGGCTGCGCGTAGTGATCGACCAAGTTGCCTCGCTCACGGACGTCTCCGCTCTGGCAATGTATGAGCGGCTTGTGGGGAGCCTTCCCTCGCTCTGGTAA
- a CDS encoding bifunctional lysylphosphatidylglycerol flippase/synthetase MprF gives MSTAVVFRGSTRGLATLRKLPLTLALVVLLWVLGAVSGSLINGPGQDLLDQVGLGLAVEPGPWWSIFTSAFFASSLLDYLACAAAILVGVGIAERVMGPWLALAAFVAGSALSALVLVVLVTFGTDASDQWLSFLGGEYVVGAYGGAAAALGCSTAALEALWRRRLRTWLLAATLMFALFVGVAQTLQALAGAVIGILAGWAIQSLALRRRAGSLHSSSLRETRFLVGTVVGVFAVGPLLTQLTGTWEIGPLSVVSEVMLQASPDADEVQEACNNDNNCVTLQSIVGVQSFGAAILTLIPVLLLLVCAEGLRRGRRLAYRLTLVIQLYLAAVTVLSIVQYVTDPGVTLGDDDFAYLLLYAVPAVLAPIIIAALLLVNRHKFRVESSDAGYRVLGRTSLILAVAAVVLYVVFWFVEGNPGRSTLLDLAGQLTHILVPFPVPFVVALPQGVLSTVLYGLGGDIIWLCILVLVLNNFRRFRMLATDPAADLGHTRELLHDGGGTLSWMALWDNNQYWFTPDRNAGIAYQVHNGVALTVAGPFGASEHHADAATGFVKHCANLGLIPCFYSATAELDVPLLPHGFRKLEVAEETLLNVQAMTFKGKEWQNVRTALNRADKLSIKDHWYPYPEMPPGIRAQLAEISEEWVADKALPEMGFTLGGLNELKDPEVLCCVAVDDDGLVHGVTSWLPVFSHGIISGWTLDFMRRRTTGFKGVMEFLIASAVTHFKEEVPQISLSGSPLANAGGGAGDEDRSTLDRVLALLGNALEPMYGFKSLAAFKSRFQPEHRTLYMYYQDPLALPSIGIAVGSAYLPGLSPTQSAGLLRQMVAKEPAA, from the coding sequence ATGAGCACGGCTGTTGTATTTCGTGGCAGTACGCGCGGCCTGGCAACCCTGCGGAAGCTGCCATTGACGCTGGCCCTGGTGGTGCTCCTCTGGGTGCTGGGGGCCGTCTCCGGTAGCCTCATCAACGGTCCCGGCCAAGACCTGCTGGACCAAGTGGGCCTTGGTTTGGCGGTGGAGCCAGGACCTTGGTGGTCAATCTTCACGTCGGCGTTCTTCGCCTCCTCCTTGCTCGACTACCTGGCCTGCGCAGCAGCGATCCTGGTGGGCGTGGGCATCGCCGAACGCGTCATGGGCCCTTGGCTGGCGCTGGCTGCCTTCGTTGCCGGTTCCGCCCTCAGCGCGCTGGTCCTTGTGGTGCTCGTAACTTTTGGAACGGACGCCAGCGACCAATGGCTCAGTTTCCTGGGCGGCGAATATGTTGTGGGTGCCTATGGTGGCGCTGCTGCGGCGTTGGGATGCTCGACGGCGGCGCTTGAGGCCCTGTGGCGTCGCCGCCTAAGGACGTGGCTGCTGGCCGCCACGTTGATGTTTGCCCTATTTGTTGGAGTCGCCCAAACCCTGCAGGCTCTGGCCGGGGCCGTGATCGGCATTTTGGCGGGTTGGGCCATCCAGTCTCTGGCCCTGCGCCGACGGGCGGGATCGCTGCACTCCTCAAGCCTTCGCGAAACACGGTTCCTGGTGGGCACCGTGGTGGGTGTGTTCGCGGTGGGACCTTTGCTCACTCAACTGACCGGAACGTGGGAAATCGGGCCCCTCTCCGTAGTTTCCGAGGTCATGCTCCAGGCCAGTCCCGACGCCGATGAGGTTCAGGAAGCGTGTAACAACGACAACAACTGTGTGACCCTGCAGAGCATCGTGGGCGTCCAGAGCTTCGGCGCGGCCATCCTGACACTGATTCCTGTGCTGCTGTTGCTTGTCTGCGCCGAGGGACTGAGGCGCGGCCGGCGGCTGGCGTACCGGCTGACACTTGTTATCCAGCTGTATCTGGCAGCCGTCACCGTCCTGTCCATCGTCCAGTACGTTACAGATCCGGGGGTCACCTTAGGCGATGATGACTTCGCGTACCTCCTGCTGTACGCGGTCCCAGCGGTCCTCGCCCCGATCATCATCGCTGCGCTGCTGCTGGTAAACCGGCATAAGTTCCGCGTCGAATCCAGCGACGCCGGGTACCGGGTCCTCGGCCGGACCTCGCTCATCCTCGCCGTGGCGGCCGTGGTCCTCTATGTGGTGTTCTGGTTCGTTGAAGGCAACCCGGGCCGCTCTACGCTGTTGGACCTTGCCGGGCAGCTGACCCACATATTGGTTCCTTTCCCAGTCCCGTTCGTGGTTGCTCTCCCCCAAGGTGTGCTGAGCACTGTCCTGTATGGCCTGGGTGGGGACATCATCTGGCTCTGCATTCTGGTGCTTGTCTTGAATAACTTCCGTCGGTTCAGGATGCTGGCCACCGATCCCGCAGCGGATCTGGGGCACACCAGGGAGCTGTTGCACGATGGCGGCGGCACGTTGTCCTGGATGGCGCTGTGGGACAACAACCAGTACTGGTTCACCCCGGACAGGAACGCTGGAATCGCCTATCAGGTCCACAATGGGGTTGCCCTCACCGTTGCCGGTCCTTTTGGCGCCAGTGAACACCACGCCGATGCAGCTACGGGTTTCGTCAAGCATTGCGCCAATCTGGGGCTGATCCCGTGCTTCTATTCCGCAACGGCAGAGCTGGATGTCCCGTTGCTACCCCATGGCTTCAGGAAACTGGAGGTGGCTGAAGAGACACTCCTCAACGTCCAGGCCATGACCTTCAAGGGGAAGGAATGGCAGAACGTCCGGACCGCCCTGAACCGCGCAGACAAGCTTTCCATCAAGGATCACTGGTACCCCTACCCTGAGATGCCTCCGGGGATCAGGGCTCAGCTGGCTGAAATCTCCGAAGAATGGGTAGCTGACAAAGCGCTTCCTGAGATGGGCTTTACCTTGGGTGGCTTGAACGAGCTCAAAGATCCCGAGGTGCTCTGCTGCGTGGCCGTGGATGACGACGGTTTGGTCCATGGAGTCACCAGTTGGCTCCCCGTCTTCAGTCACGGGATCATCTCAGGGTGGACCTTGGACTTCATGCGCCGCCGAACCACAGGGTTCAAGGGTGTGATGGAGTTCCTCATAGCCTCTGCCGTGACTCATTTCAAAGAAGAAGTACCTCAGATCTCCTTGTCCGGCTCGCCGCTCGCCAATGCAGGAGGCGGTGCCGGCGATGAAGACCGGAGCACCCTGGACCGCGTCCTGGCGCTTCTGGGGAACGCTCTGGAACCCATGTACGGCTTCAAATCCTTGGCCGCATTCAAATCAAGGTTCCAGCCTGAACACCGGACCCTGTACATGTACTACCAGGACCCGTTGGCCCTGCCGTCCATCGGCATCGCCGTGGGGTCGGCCTACCTGCCGGGACTGTCCCCCACGCAAAGCGCCGGGCTGTTACGGCAAATGGTAGCCAAGGAGCCAGCCGCATGA
- a CDS encoding multidrug effflux MFS transporter — translation MIVTSPIAPGDSLSRREKLVYILLLGALTALGPFTIDLYLPAFPALEESFDVSAAAIQLTLTGTTVGFGLGQLLVGPFSDKVGRRLPLILATAVHIGSSLGAALATDIGMLSLFRVLMGIGAAGGGVVAMAMVRDLFHGYSMVRMFSRMSLVNGLAPILAPVIGSQLLLAFPWPGIFYFLAGYGLLVILASIFFIRETLPAEQRGKSTVTVGQRYKTVLTDRIFVGMVLVGSLNFGGLFAYLSASTFLFQNVYGFSPQEYGILFGINSLGIVAGVQISSRLIRRVAPQWIVAGATLFMVLMAALIIVLDLFHVGLWGILIPLWFYICATGFMFPCVQVLSLAKHGAQAGTAASLLGASQFMMAGIVPPVVGWLGVSSAVPMGAVMAACITGAIAALWLVVRPRSVPSIH, via the coding sequence ATGATCGTGACCTCTCCCATTGCTCCGGGCGATTCTCTGAGCCGACGCGAAAAACTTGTCTACATTCTCCTGTTGGGTGCCCTGACTGCCCTCGGTCCGTTCACCATCGACCTCTATCTTCCGGCGTTCCCCGCTTTGGAAGAGAGTTTTGATGTCTCGGCGGCGGCCATCCAACTCACCTTAACCGGTACAACGGTCGGCTTCGGGCTCGGCCAACTGCTGGTGGGACCCTTCAGCGACAAGGTGGGGCGTCGGCTACCGCTGATCCTGGCCACTGCCGTGCACATCGGCTCATCCCTCGGTGCAGCGCTGGCCACTGACATCGGAATGCTGTCCTTGTTCCGTGTACTGATGGGAATCGGTGCTGCCGGCGGCGGCGTCGTGGCGATGGCCATGGTCAGGGACCTCTTTCACGGATACTCCATGGTCCGGATGTTCTCGCGGATGTCACTGGTCAACGGCCTGGCCCCCATCCTCGCGCCCGTCATCGGATCACAGTTGCTGCTGGCTTTCCCTTGGCCGGGCATTTTCTACTTCCTGGCCGGCTACGGCCTGCTGGTGATCCTTGCCTCGATCTTCTTCATCCGGGAGACGCTTCCGGCGGAGCAGCGGGGCAAGTCCACCGTTACCGTGGGGCAACGCTACAAAACTGTCCTGACGGACCGGATCTTCGTCGGCATGGTGCTGGTGGGAAGCCTGAATTTCGGTGGCTTGTTCGCCTACCTCTCGGCCTCCACCTTCCTGTTCCAAAACGTCTACGGCTTTTCGCCGCAGGAATACGGCATCCTGTTCGGCATCAACTCACTGGGCATCGTGGCAGGCGTCCAGATCAGCTCGCGCCTCATCAGGCGGGTGGCCCCGCAATGGATCGTGGCCGGAGCAACCCTCTTCATGGTGCTCATGGCGGCCCTGATCATCGTTCTGGACCTGTTCCATGTGGGTCTGTGGGGCATCCTTATCCCGTTGTGGTTCTACATCTGCGCAACAGGCTTCATGTTCCCTTGTGTTCAGGTCCTGTCCTTGGCCAAACACGGCGCCCAAGCAGGCACCGCCGCGTCGCTCCTGGGCGCATCCCAGTTCATGATGGCCGGCATCGTCCCGCCCGTGGTCGGCTGGCTCGGCGTCAGCTCCGCCGTACCCATGGGCGCCGTCATGGCCGCTTGCATCACTGGCGCTATTGCCGCGCTATGGCTGGTTGTCCGGCCGCGGTCGGTTCCCTCCATTCATTAG
- a CDS encoding alpha/beta hydrolase-fold protein, with the protein MNDLLKLEISGPLVMTIAGAVGVGFFLLLFLRPSARWARTAVTAIVVAGLFGWLTVWLVEDVLDVFHVGLTPRVWFWALACFAALGLAVVSFGHSPRWRKVVAAVSIPVFVVVAGLGINTEFGLNKTLGSALGISTEGAIQLAKPDPDASVPAGPLWQSWQPPANMPANGRAGTQVIPATASGFTARPAGIYLPPAALTANPPRLPLFVLMMGQPGLPDPQYVSAALDEFAAKNNGLAPIAIVADQIGPDQDDTLCLDTTKYGNVEKYINEDVVNWAKANLNILPDREHWTIAGYSNGGQCAISFAVKYPTMWGNVVDISGEEFPGAEDPAGNLAAIFNGNQAAYDAQKPINIMKGKQFPNTTAVFTVGSDDTTYVAAAKAVSAAAREAGMTVTYYEVPNGGHVGLALNEGLTKGFEVLYPRLGLSR; encoded by the coding sequence ATGAACGACCTGCTGAAGCTCGAGATCAGCGGCCCCCTGGTCATGACGATCGCAGGAGCGGTGGGCGTCGGGTTCTTCCTGTTGCTGTTCCTGAGGCCATCGGCGCGCTGGGCCCGCACTGCGGTCACGGCGATTGTGGTGGCGGGTCTGTTCGGGTGGTTGACCGTGTGGCTCGTGGAGGACGTCCTGGACGTCTTCCATGTGGGGCTGACACCGCGGGTGTGGTTCTGGGCCCTTGCCTGCTTTGCTGCCCTGGGTCTGGCCGTAGTTAGTTTCGGGCACAGCCCACGGTGGCGGAAGGTGGTGGCCGCGGTATCGATCCCCGTGTTCGTCGTGGTGGCCGGGCTCGGCATCAATACAGAGTTCGGGCTGAACAAGACGCTGGGCTCGGCGTTGGGAATTTCCACGGAGGGCGCCATACAACTGGCCAAGCCGGACCCTGACGCCTCCGTTCCGGCAGGTCCCCTATGGCAGAGCTGGCAGCCCCCGGCCAACATGCCGGCTAATGGCCGGGCAGGTACCCAAGTCATTCCCGCCACCGCGTCCGGTTTCACTGCAAGGCCGGCGGGCATCTACTTGCCACCTGCCGCATTGACGGCAAATCCGCCCAGGCTGCCCTTGTTCGTCCTCATGATGGGCCAGCCAGGACTCCCTGATCCGCAATACGTTTCCGCTGCCCTGGACGAGTTCGCTGCAAAGAACAACGGCTTGGCCCCCATCGCGATCGTCGCAGACCAGATCGGCCCGGACCAGGATGACACCCTCTGCCTCGACACCACCAAATACGGCAACGTGGAGAAGTACATCAACGAGGACGTTGTTAACTGGGCCAAAGCCAACTTGAACATCCTCCCGGACCGCGAGCATTGGACCATTGCCGGCTACTCCAACGGCGGACAATGCGCCATTTCCTTCGCGGTCAAATACCCGACGATGTGGGGCAACGTGGTGGACATCTCAGGCGAGGAATTCCCCGGCGCGGAGGATCCAGCCGGCAACCTTGCAGCGATCTTCAATGGCAACCAGGCTGCCTACGACGCCCAAAAGCCCATCAACATCATGAAGGGCAAGCAGTTCCCCAACACAACGGCAGTCTTCACGGTGGGCTCAGACGACACCACCTACGTCGCTGCCGCCAAAGCAGTATCCGCTGCCGCCCGGGAAGCAGGGATGACTGTGACGTACTACGAGGTGCCCAACGGCGGTCACGTGGGCCTAGCGCTGAACGAGGGACTGACCAAAGGATTCGAAGTGCTCTACCCGAGGCTTGGCCTTTCCAGATAA
- the dnaG gene encoding DNA primase: MAGLIKREDIDEVRQRTDIKEVVDGYVTLKGAGLGSFKGLCPFHDERSPSFTVRPQVGRYHCFGCGEDGDAISFVQKMDHSSFHEAVEKLAARIGYELRYEDGGTGPSREEVGKRQRLLDAHKIADEFFRAQLLTPAAAEGRNFLDGRGFDRAAAEHFGVGYAPQGWDALLKHLRGRGFTDAELKLTGMFSEGNRGIYDRFRGRLIWPIRDIAGDTIGFGARKLYEDDQGPKYLNTPETTLYKKSQVLYGIDIAKRNIAKERQLVVVEGYTDVMACHLAGVTTAVATCGTAFGTEHIKVARRLLSDDGSGGEVIFTFDGDAAGQKAALRAFEEDQRFTAQTYVAVEPSGADPCDLRQLKGDAAVRELISTRKPLFEFAIRATLRRHNLDTVEGRVAALREAAPVVAQIRDSATRPGYTRNLAGWLGMPIEEVSGYVGAAAKRPASGGGAASPAGPTAATAAPGSSSPVFQRPDPRDPIAGMERQALEVVLQEPGVLGGGAWERFEASQFTTPAYSAVHTAVRAAGLAHSDDPVAWVEQVRQEVPEPLRALVSELAVTPLPASTAEAMQRYCRDILARLFELQITRIKADKMGQLQRLDAGSNPEEFQRLNRELMQLEMERRALRSDG, encoded by the coding sequence GTGGCTGGCCTGATCAAACGTGAAGATATCGACGAAGTACGCCAGCGCACGGATATCAAGGAAGTCGTTGACGGTTATGTCACCCTCAAGGGTGCCGGGCTGGGCAGTTTCAAGGGCCTGTGCCCCTTCCACGATGAACGTTCGCCCTCCTTCACTGTCCGCCCGCAAGTGGGCAGGTATCACTGCTTTGGTTGCGGCGAAGACGGGGACGCCATCTCCTTCGTCCAGAAGATGGACCACAGCTCCTTCCATGAGGCAGTGGAGAAGCTGGCCGCCAGAATCGGCTACGAGCTGCGCTACGAGGACGGCGGAACCGGTCCAAGCCGCGAGGAAGTGGGCAAGCGCCAGCGCCTGCTGGATGCCCACAAAATTGCCGATGAATTCTTCCGCGCCCAGCTGCTGACCCCCGCAGCGGCAGAGGGCCGCAACTTCCTGGACGGCCGCGGCTTTGACCGCGCTGCCGCCGAGCACTTTGGTGTGGGATACGCGCCACAGGGCTGGGATGCCCTCCTGAAGCACCTCCGCGGCCGGGGATTTACGGATGCTGAGTTGAAACTCACAGGCATGTTCTCCGAAGGAAACCGAGGAATCTACGATCGCTTCCGCGGCAGGCTGATCTGGCCCATCCGGGACATCGCAGGCGACACCATCGGCTTCGGCGCACGCAAGCTCTACGAAGACGATCAGGGACCCAAATACCTGAACACCCCTGAAACCACGCTGTACAAGAAATCCCAGGTCCTCTACGGGATCGACATCGCCAAGCGGAACATCGCCAAGGAACGGCAGCTGGTAGTGGTGGAGGGATACACGGACGTCATGGCCTGTCACCTTGCCGGGGTCACGACGGCGGTGGCCACCTGCGGCACAGCCTTCGGTACCGAGCACATCAAGGTAGCCCGCCGGCTGCTCTCGGACGACGGCAGCGGGGGAGAGGTCATCTTTACCTTCGACGGCGACGCCGCCGGCCAGAAGGCTGCCCTGCGGGCTTTCGAAGAAGACCAGCGCTTCACCGCCCAAACGTACGTCGCCGTGGAACCCTCCGGGGCAGACCCCTGTGATCTTCGCCAACTCAAGGGTGACGCGGCGGTGCGCGAACTCATCAGCACCCGCAAGCCACTGTTCGAGTTCGCTATCCGGGCCACTCTTCGGCGGCACAACCTGGACACCGTGGAAGGCCGGGTGGCTGCCCTCCGGGAAGCCGCCCCGGTGGTGGCGCAGATCCGGGACTCCGCCACGAGGCCCGGATACACGCGCAACCTGGCCGGTTGGCTGGGAATGCCCATCGAAGAAGTCAGTGGTTACGTGGGGGCGGCGGCCAAGCGACCCGCTTCCGGGGGCGGCGCCGCCAGCCCCGCAGGCCCCACGGCGGCCACAGCAGCACCGGGGTCGAGCAGTCCTGTCTTCCAGCGGCCCGATCCCAGGGACCCCATAGCCGGTATGGAGCGCCAAGCGCTTGAAGTGGTTCTTCAGGAGCCGGGCGTGCTGGGCGGGGGAGCCTGGGAGCGTTTCGAAGCCTCGCAGTTCACCACGCCTGCTTACTCGGCCGTCCACACCGCCGTGCGGGCCGCTGGCCTGGCCCACTCGGATGACCCTGTGGCGTGGGTGGAGCAGGTCCGTCAGGAAGTCCCCGAGCCCCTGCGGGCCTTGGTCTCGGAATTGGCGGTGACGCCCCTGCCGGCGAGCACTGCCGAGGCCATGCAGCGGTACTGCCGCGACATCCTGGCCCGTCTTTTCGAATTGCAGATCACCAGGATCAAGGCAGACAAGATGGGGCAGTTGCAGCGCTTGGACGCAGGGTCCAATCCGGAGGAGTTCCAGCGGCTGAACCGTGAGCTGATGCAACTCGAAATGGAGCGCAGGGCGCTCCGCTCGGATGGCTGA
- a CDS encoding phage holin family protein — protein MSGRHTGRPSQGPAIRSLPKTLKLVARLAPRQLNDEIALAKVELKRKATQVGIAGAFFGVALVFLALLVIALVVAAILGLATIMPGWLAALVVAAIFLVIVAIAALIGIAKFKKAMPLVPEDTIRGIKHDLGIAKEGSDFDESILDPNSPAAKAAKAEKEAAAEKAKAEKAAKEAAKEADAVKAPTEAELRSRLKRRREHLTGVRDELGEQLDVKKQGQALLEGANGKFQESKEFAAAKFADLGDSVPESLTERLAARWKDLAAFATAAVVFVVALRKLLKK, from the coding sequence ATGAGTGGACGTCACACAGGCCGGCCCAGTCAAGGGCCAGCCATTCGTAGTTTGCCGAAGACCCTCAAGCTCGTTGCAAGGCTGGCTCCGAGGCAACTCAACGACGAAATCGCCTTGGCGAAGGTTGAGCTCAAGCGCAAGGCCACACAGGTTGGCATCGCCGGAGCCTTCTTCGGAGTAGCGCTGGTCTTCCTGGCGCTCCTGGTCATTGCGCTGGTTGTTGCAGCGATCCTGGGTTTGGCCACTATCATGCCCGGCTGGCTTGCGGCCTTGGTGGTTGCCGCAATCTTCCTGGTGATCGTTGCAATCGCAGCCTTGATAGGAATAGCCAAGTTCAAGAAGGCCATGCCCTTGGTTCCTGAGGACACCATCCGGGGAATCAAGCATGATCTCGGAATTGCCAAGGAGGGCTCCGATTTCGATGAGTCCATCCTGGATCCCAACTCGCCCGCTGCCAAGGCCGCTAAGGCTGAAAAGGAAGCGGCCGCTGAGAAGGCCAAGGCTGAAAAGGCCGCCAAGGAAGCTGCCAAGGAAGCGGACGCCGTCAAGGCTCCCACCGAAGCTGAGCTTCGCTCGCGCCTGAAGCGCCGCCGCGAACACCTCACCGGTGTTCGTGACGAGCTCGGTGAACAGCTCGACGTCAAGAAGCAGGGCCAGGCGTTGCTCGAGGGTGCCAACGGAAAGTTCCAGGAGAGCAAGGAGTTCGCTGCCGCGAAATTTGCCGACCTCGGAGACTCTGTACCTGAGAGCCTCACCGAAAGGCTTGCCGCCCGGTGGAAGGACCTCGCAGCTTTCGCCACCGCTGCCGTGGTGTTCGTTGTTGCGCTGCGGAAGCTGCTGAAGAAGTAG
- a CDS encoding CDP-alcohol phosphatidyltransferase family protein gives MRLIGAGSNPDRPQVDHDLIFTVPNILTVLRFMGVPLFVWLVLSEQEYGFAVLVLVVMGSTDWVDGYIARRFDQTSKLGRILDPMADRAALLAVAFTLAIAGVVQWWYLAALLVPDAVLAIASLIYFRSHPDLPVSIIGKIRTGLLLIGTPLLVLSKLPIAFTEVYFVAAWTFLGLGLIGHWIAAYNYYWAILRKGKELKTDDGGRG, from the coding sequence ATGAGATTGATCGGAGCTGGGTCGAACCCCGACCGGCCGCAGGTTGATCACGACCTCATCTTCACTGTCCCCAACATCCTCACAGTCCTTCGCTTCATGGGCGTGCCGCTCTTTGTCTGGCTCGTCCTGTCCGAACAGGAGTATGGTTTCGCGGTTCTGGTGCTCGTCGTCATGGGCAGCACCGACTGGGTGGATGGCTATATTGCCCGACGCTTCGACCAGACGTCCAAGCTTGGCCGGATCCTCGATCCCATGGCCGACCGTGCCGCGCTGCTGGCTGTCGCCTTCACACTGGCGATTGCCGGCGTCGTGCAGTGGTGGTACCTGGCAGCACTGCTGGTGCCGGACGCTGTCCTGGCCATTGCATCGTTGATCTACTTCCGAAGCCACCCGGACCTTCCGGTAAGCATCATAGGAAAGATCCGCACCGGGCTGCTGCTGATCGGTACGCCGTTGCTTGTCCTGTCCAAGCTGCCCATTGCTTTTACCGAGGTCTACTTCGTGGCCGCGTGGACGTTCCTGGGCCTAGGCCTGATCGGCCACTGGATAGCGGCATACAACTACTACTGGGCCATCCTGCGCAAAGGAAAAGAATTGAAGACCGACGACGGCGGACGAGGCTGA